Below is a genomic region from Rhodothermales bacterium.
GATTGCCCTCGTCGCGAACGCCACGAAGCTGGAAGCACAGGGTCTGGATCCGGCCGCCGACGATCCCAACGTTGAAACGCCTCTGTTCTACGGTCTTGAAGCGTTTATAGACAATCTCGTCTACGGGCCCTACGATCCCGTCGCGAACTTTAAGGTGGGTTACGATGCGACGGTGGTGGCGATCAAGGCGAACGAAGCGATTGTGGGCAACAAGAGGATAGAATTCGAGCCGGAGTGGTTCGATCTCGGATAGACGGTTCGCGCCGCGGCCCGGTCACCCGCGGTTCGTCCCTGTTCTTCGCCGGTCGAATTCGGCGGCAGGCGACGCTATCCCGCGGCCATGCACGCTATGGATCGGTGCGTGTCGTGGAACACCGTGCCCCTACTCGTACCGCAACGCTTCAATCGGATCCAGTGCCGCTGCCTTTCGCGCCGGATAGAAGCCGAAGAAGATGCCGACCACGGCAGCGAACAGGATCGCCACGACCACCATGTCGGGCGCGATCACTGTGTTCCACCCGGTGGCCGACGCCAGGATTGCTGCGCCGGCGAAGCCAAGTCCAATGCCAATCAGACCGCCCAGGATGCTCATTACGGTCGCCTCGATGAGGAACTGTGTGAGCACGTCCTTGCCGCGCGCGCCGATGGCCATGCGAATACCGATTTCCCGGGTCCGCTCGGTCACCGACACCAGCATGATGTTCATGATGCCGATCCCGCCAACGAGGAGTGAGATCGACGCGATGGCAGCAAGCAAGATTGACATGACCTCTGTCGTACCCTGTGCGGCGTCAGCCAGATCGGTCTGATTTCGGATGGTGAAGTCGTCTTCGTCCCACTCGGCGAGTCGGTGTGACTCCCTCATGATCAGCCGCATTTCTTCCTGTGCGGCGGGGATGTCCGCAGGCGAGTACGTGCTGGCAAGAATCTGAAAAATCCGACTCCATCCACTCAGCCTCGTCTGTGCCGTTGTGTATGGAACAACGATGACATCGTCCTGATCGCTACCGTTAGCCGTCTGACCTTTTTCGGCCAGAACTCCGACGATATCAAAGGGCACGTTCCTAAGCTGAACCTGTTGTCCTACGGGATCTTCTCCCGGAAAGAGGTTGTCCGCCACGGTCTTGCCGAGGACCGCGACTTTTCGCATCGATCGCAGGTCTGCGTTGTCGAAGAACACTCCGGAGGCCAGCTCCCAGTCTCTGATCACCGCAAACTGGTCCGAAACCCCGTTTATCGTAGACCGCCAGTTTCCCTGGCCGCCGATCGCCTGGGTTCGCGTGAACACAACGGGCGACGCGGCAGAAATCATTGTGCCCTCACGCTGGAGCTTTTCGTAGTCGTCGATACTGAGCCGGTTGTAGCTCTGCGCACCGTGGCTGACGCCGCCCTGGCTCGACGACCCGGGCGTGATCACGATCATGTTCGTACCCAGATTGTTGATCTGGTCCTGAATCTGTGTACGGGCACCCTCTCCTACGGCCACCATCACGATCACGGCGCCCACACCGATGATGATACCGAGCATCGTGAGCAGAGTCCGCATCTTGTTCTTGCGAATACTCTTCGACGCCACTTTGATGAGATTTGACGTTTTCATGCGGACACCGGTTCGAGTTTAGCGAGCCGCTCGAGTTCAACTCGAGCGTACGCACGGTCAGTGATCGGTTCATCGACGATCACCTGCCCGTCGCGCAATTCCACGATACGCCGCGCATACTGGATGATATCACGCTCATGTGTCACAAGCAGTATCGTGGTTCCGGCGTCGTTCAGGTCTTGAAAGAGCGACATCACCTCGACCGACGTGCGACTGTCGAGGTTGCCCGTCGGCTCGTCAGCGAGGAGAATAGTGGGTCTCGTCACGAGTGCCCGGGCGATGGCCACGCGTTGCTGCTGACCACCCGACAACTCGCTCGGCTCATGGTCCAGCCGGTCACCGAGTCCCACACGCTCGAGCGCCTCCGTGGCAAGTTTCTTTATGTCGAGATCGCGATGCGTGCGATCATAAAAGAGTGGAAGCTCGACGTTCTCCAGTGCAGACGTTCGCGGCAGCAAATTGAAACCCTGAAACACGAAACCGATCTTTTGATTACGTACATCGGCCAGATGGTTCCGGTCCATCGTATCGACGCGGACGCCGTCAAGCTCGTAGGCGCCCGATGTGGGATAGTCCAGGCAGCCGATGATGTTCATCAGAGTTGACTTACCCGACCCGGATGCACCGGCGATCGCCACCATTTCTCCTGCTCGGATCGTCAGGCTGAGTCCGCGCAAGGCGTGGACCTGCGTCTGGCCCATCGTGTAGACACGCGCGACATTGTCAATCTTGATAACGGGCTCCGATGTCATGTGCGCTTCCACCTAGAACCCACCGGGTCTACGTCGCTGTGTCTGACCCTGAAACGGATTGCTGTTTGTGGCCTGTGTCCCGCCGGTCGCAGCCGTGATTACGTCGAGTCCCTCTTCGACGGCCCTTCCCGTAATCTCCGTGCTTCGTCCGTCCGATATTCCGGTACGGACCCGGGCAATCGCGACCTCACCGTTCTCGTCGAGGTACCACAGCGTGCTGACGTTTGCCGGACGCTGGAACCCGTTGGGTTGTCCGCCGCCAGGCATGCCGCGCCCTCCTGCTCTCTGAGCACCCTGCTGCTGCGCCGAGTCCGGCGACTGCTCTCGTTCCCGTTCAAGGCGTTGCTGCATCGACGCGATCATCTCCTGAGTGGGGCGAAATCGCAGGGCAGCATTGGAGACCATCAGCACGTCGTTCGCTGATTCAACCAGGAAGTCGACCGTGGCAGTCATGCCGGGTAGCAGCTTTCCGTCTGAATTGTCCACGTCAATGACGGCCGTGTAATTGACGACATTTTCCTGCATCGTCGACTGCAGTCTGACCTGCCTCACGGACCCGTAGAACGTCTCGTCGGGATATGCCTGGACCGTGAACCGGGCCTTCTGTCCCTCCTTGAT
It encodes:
- a CDS encoding ABC transporter ATP-binding protein yields the protein MTSEPVIKIDNVARVYTMGQTQVHALRGLSLTIRAGEMVAIAGASGSGKSTLMNIIGCLDYPTSGAYELDGVRVDTMDRNHLADVRNQKIGFVFQGFNLLPRTSALENVELPLFYDRTHRDLDIKKLATEALERVGLGDRLDHEPSELSGGQQQRVAIARALVTRPTILLADEPTGNLDSRTSVEVMSLFQDLNDAGTTILLVTHERDIIQYARRIVELRDGQVIVDEPITDRAYARVELERLAKLEPVSA
- a CDS encoding FtsX-like permease family protein; this encodes MKTSNLIKVASKSIRKNKMRTLLTMLGIIIGVGAVIVMVAVGEGARTQIQDQINNLGTNMIVITPGSSSQGGVSHGAQSYNRLSIDDYEKLQREGTMISAASPVVFTRTQAIGGQGNWRSTINGVSDQFAVIRDWELASGVFFDNADLRSMRKVAVLGKTVADNLFPGEDPVGQQVQLRNVPFDIVGVLAEKGQTANGSDQDDVIVVPYTTAQTRLSGWSRIFQILASTYSPADIPAAQEEMRLIMRESHRLAEWDEDDFTIRNQTDLADAAQGTTEVMSILLAAIASISLLVGGIGIMNIMLVSVTERTREIGIRMAIGARGKDVLTQFLIEATVMSILGGLIGIGLGFAGAAILASATGWNTVIAPDMVVVAILFAAVVGIFFGFYPARKAAALDPIEALRYE